The region TCTTCTCGCTTTCGCGCACGCGCAGATCCTTCATGAACTCGATGTGAATGTCCATCATCTCGCGCGACACCTTCTCATCGTCTGGGGCATTCTTGGCGTAGCGCAGCTTGTGCTCGGCGTGATCCAGCCAGTCGAACAGAGCCTGGACACGGGCATTCAGCTTCTCAGCATCGACCAGGGCCACCTCGAGACGCTCGCCGCGTTTGCCGACAGCACTCTTGACCTCCTCCCAAATGGACTGCAGCTCATCCAGCTGGCGTCCCACCTCGGGATTGTTGCCCGATCGCTCCAGATCGCGTCCGGTCTTTAGCACGCCCTGCATCTGAGCGGCCCGCTTCTGCAGATCCTGCTCGATGTGCTTATGGTGCTCGCACAGTCCTTGAACCGTCTCCAGGTCGCCGTGGACGGGTCCGTTCTCATTAAGGCGACTCTTGGCCTTCTTCAGCCACTCGAAGAGTTCGCCCAAAGCATCACTGAACTGACCCGATAGCAGGAGGGCCTCCTCCAACTTGCGCTGGCGTTCGATGCTCTTGGACCAGACTCGGGTCCACTGCTCCTTCAGCTCAAGCAGCATCTTGTCCAGCACAGGGCGGTCGCCCTTGGGCGCTCGCTCCATGAGGTTCTTGCCAGTGCGCATGGTGCCGTCGTAGACCGTCTGCTTGGCAGCCAGCTGGCGATGGGTCTCCTTCAGCTTGGCGATGTACTTCTTGATCTTTTGCGGCTCCTTCGAGGCAGTAGCCTCCTCGATGATCTGGTCTAGGACCTGCTCGGTCTCCTGCAGATACTGCATCATGCCACTCCAGGCATCGTTGAACTCACGCGCCTCCTTGTAGCCATGATCCAGAGCCCTGGTGCGCTCCGCTGCCTTGCTGACAACGCGCTCCCAGCGATGCTGCACGGAAACAAGCAGATTCTTGATAAGGATCACGTCCTGCTTTTGGCTGAAGTACTTGAGATGTGTGCCCTTcttgtccagcagcagcatggccTCGCGGTGTGTGCTCACGTCCTTCTGCAGAACCTTGTGCTCCTCCATCTGGGCTTGGATGGTCTCCAGAACGCGCGAGACGGCATCGGCATTCGACAGCTGCTTTTCGGCTTGGGTCAGCCACTCAACGAACGCCTGCAGGGTATCGTGGAACTCTGTGGCTTCCTTAAGGGCAATCTCCAGCTTGATCTTCTTGTCGGATGCCCTCGAGACGACGGCATCCCAGCGCTGCTTCAGCGTGCGCAGCGTGTGCTGCAGATTGCTGGAGGAGACCTTCATCTGGTTCTGGCGCTTGATGTACTCCTGGCCCTGGGCCTGGATCGTCTCCACCTTGGGCCTGTTTTCATCCAGCTCGTTGTACACCTCCATGAAGCGCTCCAGTTGCTCTGTGGCCGTCTCAGGAAGGCCGCCCACAGGCTTGCTGGCTCCAATAACGGCATCCACATCGCCCAGCCATCCCAGGATGTCCTGGACCTCGGATATGTAGCCGTGCGCCTCTCGCAGAGCCTCCTCCAGCTCATGCTGGCGGTCGCTGGccttctgcagcagctgcttccaTTCGTTGTTCAGCTTGCGCAGCTTCTCCTGTGTAGTCGACGCCTCGACGGAACCTTTCTCCGTCTCGATGAGCTGCCGTCCAGCATCGTTCAGCGTATCCACTGAGTTCTGGTGCGCCTGTATATCGTTGGCCAGCACCTTCAGCTTGGCCAACTCAACCTCGAGCAGTTGTGGGTCCCCGGGTATCTGTAAAGGATTCAACCAAAGGTTACACCTACTTCTGGCTGGGATTCGACCCGAGCTTTAGCGCTTACCGGTTTCAACTGATCCAAAGTGCCGTCCGTCCTGTCGATCCAGACCAGCAGCTCGTTGAGAGCGTGCTGGAATTGACCCAAGTGGAGGAGGGCGTGCTCCAGTTGCTTCTGTCTGTCGACCATGCCGCGCAGCAGAGACTCCCAGCGACGATTGACCACCGACAGGGGCTCCCGAATAGATGCCGCTTGCTCGGGTGAAGTGCGTTCCGTCAGTTCTACAGCTTGTCTGTAAGGAAGGATTCGGCGTGGGATTAGAAAGGGTATCCCGGTACATAGATGCGCAAACATTTTCAGAAAAAGCAAGCGAAGCAATACAAATGCATGGCGCAAGTGTTTTGGGCAAACAATTCATGCAATTCTTGTACAAGTAGAGTACTTTGGGTGCATACTCGGGTAAGCAAAGACGCACGTGCCGCGACACCACAATACCCGGTACTcaatacagtatatatataaagtatatatataatcttATGATCTATGCaacttttaaaatatattcctATCCTCTTTCCAACTAATGACAAATATTCGAAGTGCTTTCATACCGCATATTCCATtacatctctctcttttcttttctctctgtttccATCAACGAATTACCATCCGACCGTTATATATCGCTCACTCCGCCGTCCACCAGAAAGATATGGACTTGATGGGACTCTTCTCGCTGTCACTTACACCTTTAGGAATCGAACAAACCCCCACAATAtttgagtaccgggtataaaaagcaaaTGCGTTTAGATCACGCCTTCAGTTGGTTTACTCCATCGAGCGTGCACTGTGTAAATCTGTGGCAATCGAAAAACATGCTCGGCTCAGCTTAAATGAACCAAAGACCAAAGATCTCAGTAGATCCAGTGATCAGGTATCAGGTATCAGATATCAGGCACTTAACAATACACATAACGTGAacaacgaacgaacgaacgcaCTAACGAGATTTTGATTGAGATTTCTTGCCTTTCTAGACCTCTGCCAATTCACACGATGATAGATACGACACCAGGGCGATAAAATATTAGATTTGGAAACAGCATTGAATTGATTCGAAGGCCTTACCTGTTTAATGCTTCTACTTCAACCATATGCGGATCGACTTCATCCTTGAACGACTTGAGTTGTTCAATCTGGCGCTTGACGGCATCAATGTCGGAGCCCACGGGTCCCAGATGGCCAAACTTGTCCTCGGCCTTGGTGAGGAACTTGAGCAGGTTCTGGAGAGTCTCGTGGAACTCCATGGCCTTCTCCATGGCATCGATGAGGTTCTCCTCGCGCTTTGCGTACAGAGCCGTGATGTTGTCCCAGGCATTGTCCAGGTCCTCGATGTGCTTCTTCACCTCGGGCTTGTCGGGCTCGCCGCACATGTTCATCAGGTTGCTGCCGTGACGGCGCACCTGCTCGACCTCGGGCTTGGTCTGGTCAATCTCATGGCGGATCTCCTGCAGGGCCACCTGCTGCTTCTTGATGTCCTGAGGCTGGGCTGCCGGCGGCTCCTGGCAAGAGAGCGTCTCTTCCAGATCCTTGAGGGTCTTCATCACGCTGTTGAGCTGCTTCCAGAAGGGCTCGGCCACGCTCAGGATATCATCCAGCGAGCTGCCGCGCTTCTTCGTGGCCTTCTGCACATCGTTCCACAGGTTGTTGAGCTTCTCCAGCTTCGCCTTGATGTCGCGCACAGCCGGATCGGCCTTGTTGCCCGCTTTGGCAATGACATCGTTGGCCGCCCGCTGCACAGCGCTGAATGCATCCTGCCGCTTGTCCAGGTCATCCATAAGGGCGTCGTTGTCCTCGATCTGCTCGCGTATCTTCTGGGGCAGGGCCGAGAGGGGATCCAGCTGGTTCACCTGATCCACTGTGTTGGCCAGGGCACGCAGCATTCCCTCCAGCTTGTCCGAGAACTGACTGGACTCCTGCAGAGCACTCTCCAGCGCCTGCTGGCGCTCGCGGAGCTCTAGACGGAGGGCAGCATAGCGCGCGTTGTCCGTGTCGAGGATCTCGTTGATCTTCGAGCCGTCCTCGTCGGCCACCAGGGCGCCCAGTGCCTCGCCCGTCTTGTTCAGCTTGTCCAGGAGTGGCTTGTGCTCCGCAATGGACTGCAGCAGACGCTCGTTCTTGTCCTGCTGCAAGGTGATCTGGTCGGGACGCAGAGCGGGCATGCTCAGGCGTGAGATCTGCTGCTCCATGTCATCCAGCCAGGTCGTCAGACCTTGATGCGAGTCGGCAAAGTGCTCCGAAAGGGGCAGGGCTTGCTCCAGGATGCCCAGACGCTCGCTGCACAGCTGGGCCACTGTGTCGACGATCTCCTTGAGATCATCTAGCTTCTCGCGCAGCGTGGCCGTGTTCTCGCTCTGCGGCGACTCCCGCAGAACCTTCTTGGAGGCAGCGGTCACGTCTCGCACGCGTCCCTTCTGACTGGATATGTCGTCGTTGATCGAGCGATGCTCTTGCAGCTGGGCACGCACCAGCTTCGGCTCCATGGCCGGATGGTCGGCCTCGCGCAGTGTGGTGTCCATCTCGCGGAACCACTCGAGCAAGTCGTCGATGTCGCCGGTCACCTCCTTGGCCCGCTGGTTGCTCAAATGCAGCCGCTCGGCCTTGCGCTGGATCTGCTCCACGATGGAGTCGAAGCGACGGTTGTCGCGCGTCACAATACTCTCGATGGTCGCTGCCCCCTCGCCGGGGGACAGTTGTCCCAGCTGCGGACCCACCTGGTTGATGGTGTCCAGAATGGGGCGCATATCGGCCAGTTCACCCTCCAGTCGCAGGACGTCCGCCTGACGGGGCTCGCTGGGAGCTAGCGCTGTCTCGGCCGTCTGCATCCACTCCACCAGACGGGTGTGTGCCTCGTGGAACTGCTGCACCAGTGGCAGGGCATTCTGGGCGCTCTTCAACAGATCCCCACCGCGATTGGTCAGATCCCCGTAGCGGCGCTGCAGCGAGTCGAGCTTGTCCTTCAGCTGGATGGCCTCGTCGTTGGATATGTGCTTCATCAGCTCGGCGCCGGTCTCCACGGTAGCCTCCACATTCGATGCGTGACCGGCAATGTTCTCGTTAAGCTCCAGCAGATGGTCCATCTGCTCCAGCAGCTTCTCGGCGTACACGGGCACGGACTTGAAGCGCTTCAGCTCGTTCTCCATGCTCTCCATCCAGGCTACAAGATCTTGGTAGCTGAGGACCAGGTGACGCAGTCCCTGGCGGGACTCGGCGAGCAGGGCGCCGATGTTATCGCTGGCATCGACCAGGCCGGTATATCGCTCGGTCACGCCTCGCACCTTCTCGCCCAGATTGACGGCCTCCTCGTCGCTAACGAGATGCATCAGCTGGGCGGCCACAtcggccaggtcggtgaaatCGGGCTTCTTGCCGAGAATCTCGTCGTGGAGACGGTCGTGCTCGCGTATCCTCTGCTGGATCTTCTCCTCGTCGGTGGGTATCAATTCCATCGACTTGACGGCGCGCTCTGTGCCGTCCAGCCACACTTCGAGGGGACTGATCTTGTCGTGGAATCTCTTGGCCACCTCCATGGCTTCCTCCAGGTCCTGTTCGCGTTGCTCGGCTCCGTCGGTGAGGGCATCGAAGCGCTTCATCAGATCGTTCAGCTGCTTCTCGATGGAAGCCCGTTCGGAGGGCTCGCAGTGATTGGCCACTTCCTGGCCGAGATTGGCCAGAGAGCCCATGGAATTCTGGCGATCGAGGAGCATCTTCTTCAGGAACTTTTGCTCCTGCAGCTGGGCCTTGACCACCTTGTAGTCGGAGCTGGGCGGCTTCTGGTTGGCCACCATCTCCTCGGTGTCGCTCAGCCACTTGGAGAGGCCGGCGAGGGCCTCCTGGAACTTGCCCGATTGGAGCAGGGCCACGTCCAACCGACGATCGCGCTCGTTCATGCGCTCCTTCAGGTCATTCCAGCGGTCGTTCAGCTTCTCCAGATCCTTCTCGATCGTGCTGGTCGAGACCCCGGTGCCGGCAGACCGCACCAGATCCCGTCCGGCCACATTGACTTTGTCGACATTGATGGCCAGAGGCTCCACCTTTCGCTCCCTGAACTGGCGGAAGTCCTCCTGCTGGCGACGTATCTGGTCTAGTTCGGAGCCCACGGGCTTCATGCGTTTGAACTCCTCGCTCACGTCCTGGATGTCGTCGAGGGTCTGCGACTGGTTGTCGTAGAACTCGCGCAGGGCCTTAAGCGTGGCCTGCAAGTTTTCCTCGTGATCTCTCACTCGGTTGTCCAAGCGACCCAGAGTCTTGCGCAGCGTGGAGATTTGCTCGCGCGTCTGAGTGGTGTCCGCGGCAAAGCCAGCGTCCACCAGAACATCAGCGGCACGCTCAGCATCTTCGAGGCGACCCACCAGGCGGTCCAGCCTGTTCTGGATCTTGCCAACAtcgtccagctgctgctgcacgatCTTGATTTCGCGTGCGGGCGGCGACAGCTTCTCGATCTCCGTCTCCAGGTCATTCAGATCGATGCCCAGGCTCTTCATTTGCTCATTGAACTGGGACACGGCTGTGGCAGCCGACTGCAGTTCGCCGCAGCGATCATCCAGGCGTCCCTGTAGCTCGGACAGGCGATCGGCCAGACCGTCCACTTCGCTAGTCAGATGATCGGCATCGCCGCCGGCAGCTCTGGCCTCGGCGCTTATGTCCTTGGCCAGAGCCTTGAGCGACTGCAGGGGCTTGCTCAGGTTTGTCAACTCCTCGCGTATGGCCTTGACGCGCTCCAGCAGTTTGGGATCCTTGGCAGCTCCACCCAAAGCATCGTGGGCGGCGAGGCGATCCTCGCAGCGGCCCAGCGAATGATCCAGATTGCGCAGCTCATCATTGAAGTCGCCCAGGCGACGCGAGCAGTTCTCAATCTCGTGGGCACGGGCAATGAGGTCGTTGTTGAGGCGCTCCCAGCGATCGCGGATGTCCTGCAGCTCGGCCTTGATGGGCTCCTTGTCGATGTCGCAACTGGTAAGGAAGGTCTCGCCCAGACCCTTGGTGTTCTCGAACTCCCCGGAGTGCTTCCACACTTCGTTGCGGAAGGTCTGCAGGTCGCGCAGTCGCGTCTCCAGCTTCGCCTTGGACAGCACGCCGGGCGTCAGGTCGGACAACTTGTCCTCTGCGGTGCGCAGCCAGGCGAGGAATGTCTCCGAGGTCTGCGAGTACTTCTTGCAGTGCTCCATGCAGGTCTGCAGTCGTGTGTGCCGGTCGACGGCCTCGCGACGCAGCTTCTCCCACTGCTGTTGGATGCGCTCCAGGTCGCGCTTGACGCTGCGATCCTGCTGGCGGTCGGACAGATCCTTGCCCTTGTTGATCAGCATGATCACCTCGTGCTCGCGGGCCATCACCTCGCGGTAGATGGGCTCATGGGTGTCGATCTGGTGCTGCAGCGTCGGCTTGTGGGCGGACACCAGCAGACGATCGCTCAGATTCGAGAGCTCGCCCGAAAGCCAGCCGAGGGTCTTGGAGCAGTTCTCGGCAAAGTGACGGCCATCGCGTAGTGAGGCCTCTGTCTCGGCCTTCTTGGTATCCAGCTTCTTCTGGAGCGCCAGGTACTGCTTCTCCAGGGCGGCAACGCGGCTGTTGACATCAGCCCGCGAAGCAGGATCCCCGAGAATGTTGCACAGTGTGGCCGCGGACTGTTCCACGTCGGCCAGGAGAGGGCGCTGGCCCTCCAGTTGTCGCTCCAGGTTCTCGATTTTGCGCAGATTCTCCTGGTGATCCCCATCCAGGGGCAGAGTGTCCAGGCTGTCGCTGATGTTCTGCAGGGCCTCGCGCAGCCGATTGACGGCCGCATCGAACTCCTTGGAACTGTCGGCGGCGCCGCCTAGGCTGTTGGCGCGATCATCGAGCTTGCCCACCAGATCCTCCCACTTGCCGATTATGTCCTTGAGCTTGATCTCGACGGCCTGGGCATCGGGTGTGCCGGCCAAATGGTCGACCACATCGTGTCCCAACTCCTGCAAGTGCTTCAGTTGAGGCTGCTGGGTGCGGAACTCCTCGCGGAGGACTTGGACCTGCTGTACCTGGCTCTGAACCATGCGGGGGTCCGAGGAGATGGGTCCCAGGACCGTCAGCATGCGCTCCTTGCTGTCCAGCCAGCCCTTCAGGTTGCCGTGGGTGTCAAGGAAGTCGCGCAGCTTCTCGGCGAAGGCGATGCGGTTCTTGCAGATGTCGTTGAGATTCTTCCACTTCTCCTGGATGCCATCGTTCTCGAGGCGCAGCTGCTCGGCGCCTGGGACGTCCGATTTGCGTCGCAGGATGTCCTTGACCTGGGCCTTGGTGGTGTCTAGCAGGCTCTGCTTCTCGTACATGTCCTCGAGGATCTTGCGCGCCTGCTTGATGCAGCGCTCGGCCTCCTCCTTGTTGGAGACTGACTCCTTGGGCAACTGGCGCTGAATGCGCTCCAGGAACTGTGCAAGACCCTTGAGGTTCTCGTACTGCTTGCGCAGCTCCTCGCTCAGGTTGTCCAGCTCGTGCTGGCGATCGTTGAGCCGCACGCCAATGAGCCCGTAGCGATTGTTGATCTcgctcagctgctgctgcaccggAGACAGCTCGGACAGCTGGAAGCCGTCCTGAGAGGATCTGCGGCTACCGAATCCACTGGAACCAGTCGATAGTGGCGACAGAATGCCTCCCttggtggggctggggctccTGGCGTTCTGCTCCGCTCCAGACATGCGTCGCAACGGACTCGTCCGCTTGATCGGGCTGTACGTGGAACGCTTGCGCGCGGGGCTCTCGGGCCGAATCAAAGCGTCGTACTGCGCTCCCACATCGTTGATCTTGTCAATGATGGGAGCGTAGTCACGATAGTCCTTGCATATGGGCTTCAGTTCGTCGTGCTGCTGCCGTATGCGGTCCAGGTCAATGGCCACCGGCGGCAGTCCGTTGACGCGTGCCTCCGTGCTGGCCAGCCAGGAGAGCACCTGGTCCTTGAGTCCCTCGTaggccagctgctgctcagcCTTCTGCTTGGACAGCTTTGCCCGCTCATCgatgctgatgttgatgttgcGCCACTGCGACTCCAGAGCCTTGATGCGATCCCGCAGGCCTCCGGTGTCGGTGACATCGCGCAGACTAATCAGATCCTTGCCCTGGCGTACACACTCCTCGAACTGGGGCGCCAGTTGATCCTTGTCGCGCGACAGTTCGTGCATGCGGCGGGCCAGCTCCTCGGTGGACAGCAGACTGGTCTCGCGACTGTCCAGTGCCTCCTGCAAGCTGCCCATGCGTTGCTCCACAGTGCTGATCTCGTCCAGATACCGGCTGAGGCGGATGTAGACATCATCCAGGAACTCGCCCCGCTTGTTGACCTTTTCGTAAAGCTTCTCAAACTTGCCTGTGACGTCGTTCAGATTGGCCTCCACCTTCTTGGCGATGCGCGCATTCGAGGCGCTGGCTAGCAAATGTTTGGCCGAGATCTGGACGCTGTCGATGCTGGCCTGGTGCGACTGCAGATCGGCTAGCAGAACCTTGTGCTCGCGTATTTGCTCCTGGAGGCGCTCCTTGATGAGCGAGGCGGGACGCAGGTTGAGCTTGTACTTGTCCTCGGCCTGGCTGACCCAACCTCCCAGACTATCCAGGGCGTCCTGCACGCCCTGCGACTGCACGAGCGTCTTGTCGAGATTCTTGCAGTGCTCGCCCAGGTtgtccagcagctgctggtaACCGTTCTTCAGGTCGGCGATGGGCAGCTCCAGCTGGTTGATTTCCATGGGGCTGAGCTGGCCGCCGAGGCTGCGCAGCAGGTTGTCGAGTGCCTGCTGTGCGTTGTCCACCAGGCGGCCGCTAGAGAGGAGCTCGTTATGCAGGGCCTTGGCCTCGTTCATCTGATCCTGGACGGCCTTGGGATCGCCGGCAATCGGCTCGGAGATGAGGCGGGACACGCGAGGATGCACGCTCCTCAGCCACTCGCTGGCCTTGTCCAGCGCATCCTGATACTCCCGTTGGCGTCCGCCCAGTCCAGATACGCGATCCTGCAGGGCATTCACGCGGTTCAGCAGATCCTTGTATTGGGCCGAGACCAGCGACACCTCCTGCCGGATGGGGCTCTCGGCACTGGCCAACGGCTCGACATGGGGCAGCCTCTCCGGCAGCGAAGTGCGAAAATCATTGAGTATCCCAAGGAACTCCTTGCTCTCGTCCACAAACTTCTGCGCGGCCATGGTGATGAAGCGCAGATCGGCCTGGTGGCCAATCACATCGCTGACAAACTCGCGGATGGAGTCTGCCTGGGATCCGAGTCGTGTCAGATCCGACAGCGAGCGCTCCTTGTCCTCGAGGGTGCGTCGGGCCATTTGCAGCCAGTCGGAGAAGACGTCCAGTTCGCTGCGCAGCTTCGTGAGCTCATCACGTCCCGCCTCCAGGCGGCGCAGCAGACGCACGGTGCGATCGTTGACACGATCCACGCGTGAGCGCAGCTCCCGTCCGGAGTTCTCCAAAGTGGTCACTTCTGGGGCGGAGAGGACATCGCCGCCAGTGAGCACAAT is a window of Drosophila pseudoobscura strain MV-25-SWS-2005 chromosome 3, UCI_Dpse_MV25, whole genome shotgun sequence DNA encoding:
- the shot gene encoding dystonin isoform X25; the protein is MTSHSYYKDRLGFDPNEQQQQQPHQQSTNSMKRSSSRQTSHHHQSYHHATSSSQSPARISESPGGGGNNGSLDFHQSQREQRDREIYSSSSNNNSHHHQHHHHHHRSSVGSATGAAAAAASPLYEGSPAAPKKAKHSSTQPQPQGGYEDALTQFKGSMSIWDHFIEDWDIMHERDAIQKKTFTKWVNKHLKKHWKYAKTYTMLHVCVTTNGIPCCSQSANRRVVDLFEDLRDGHNLLSLLEVLSGEHLPREKGKMRFHMLQNAQMALDFLRYKKIKLVNIRAEDIVDGNPKLTLGLIWTIILHFQISDIVVGKEDNVSAREALLRWARRSTARYPGVRVNDFTSSWRDGLAFSALVHRNRPDLLDWRKARNDRPRDRLETAFHIVEKEYGVTRLLDPEDVDTNEPDEKSLITYISSLYDVFPEPPSIHPLFDMESQRRVHEYRDLAQQFIYWCREKTAYLQERSFPPTLIEMKRLLSDLQRFRSEEVSARKREKSKLIQIYKELERYFETVGEVDVEAELRPDAIEKAWYRMNTALQDREVILQQEIERLERLQRLADKVQREIKHVDQKLTDLETRIVEEGRRIERLHPVDAKSIVESLETEIRHLEEPIQDMNQDCHVLNEGRYPHVSELHKKVNKLHQRWAQLRTNFHTNLVQKLSGLKYPVHETTVTRQTRMVVESRQIDTNPHFRDLQDHIEWCQNKLKQLLAADYGSDLPSVKEELDRQQHEHKIIDQFHSKILNDERQQTKFTGDELNLYQQRLNQLQKVYAELLSTSTKRLSDLDSLQHFLGQASAELQWLNEKEQVEITRDWADKQLDLPSVHRYYENLMSELEKREMHFATILDRGEALLNQQHPASKCVEAHLTALQQQWAWLLQLTLCLEVHLKHATEYHQFFGEIKDAEQWLAKRDEILNSKFSQSDFGLDQGETLLRGMQDLREELNSFGETVATLQRRAQTIVPLNKRRQPVNRQGPVQAICAYKQQGQLQIEKGETVTLLDNSGRVKWRVRTAKGQEGSIPGACLLLPPPDQEAIDAAERLKRLFDRSVALWQKKHLRLRQNMIFATIRVVKGWDFDQFLAMGPEQRTAIRRALNDDADKLLSEGDPNDPQLRRLRREMDEVNRLFDEFEKRARAEEESKQASRIFTEECIAIKGKLEDMARELDQIILAPLPRDLDSLEHVLEIHGDYERRLHLLEPELKHLQETFRTIALKTPVLKKSLDNLMELWKELNTQSGLHKDRLKLLEASLAGLEDNEHVISELENELARHHDLPSTAEGLQQVFKQLTQMQDIITQQQPQMDKMNDAADQLGRMGVPTKVLGDLKRLHSNVERLNTRWSAVCNQLGERMRSCETAIGLMKNLQSSVQVEESWVDGTTERLSAMPTATSAYELDKLLGAAIERKPKIENVNVAGGRLIREAKIYDSKCLRFVDWLLEARPSFSPPRRDLRPADSDPGATQYYSQRLDNLNTKYDRLLEQLSQRLKTAIEVNGSDGLQYAESLQKPLKTFRVDFSAGSVPTGDGHAARPEDLYTTTYSTTQFSSTKTTKSSSKSIYSSDNLDPASQELANASPIGTQIQFNEIRTLKRSQQFPGGNSVLDIAGIRDPRTGRILTIGEAIQLRILDVRTGEMLVGDRRITLEQAAEQGLIDSQLARQLLQPGAGRDPSGRELSLLEVIQREISEAESGYETAEKRIKQAVFEKFNMCEENVNDLLKWVTTVEQKISSVGGPREKIDELRNQINALKQIKDEIESQQRPVATCLEQIRQIVLTGGDVLSAPEVTTLENSGRELRSRVDRVNDRTVRLLRRLEAGRDELTKLRSELDVFSDWLQMARRTLEDKERSLSDLTRLGSQADSIREFVSDVIGHQADLRFITMAAQKFVDESKEFLGILNDFRTSLPERLPHVEPLASAESPIRQEVSLVSAQYKDLLNRVNALQDRVSGLGGRQREYQDALDKASEWLRSVHPRVSRLISEPIAGDPKAVQDQMNEAKALHNELLSSGRLVDNAQQALDNLLRSLGGQLSPMEINQLELPIADLKNGYQQLLDNLGEHCKNLDKTLVQSQGVQDALDSLGGWVSQAEDKYKLNLRPASLIKERLQEQIREHKVLLADLQSHQASIDSVQISAKHLLASASNARIAKKVEANLNDVTGKFEKLYEKVNKRGEFLDDVYIRLSRYLDEISTVEQRMGSLQEALDSRETSLLSTEELARRMHELSRDKDQLAPQFEECVRQGKDLISLRDVTDTGGLRDRIKALESQWRNINISIDERAKLSKQKAEQQLAYEGLKDQVLSWLASTEARVNGLPPVAIDLDRIRQQHDELKPICKDYRDYAPIIDKINDVGAQYDALIRPESPARKRSTYSPIKRTSPLRRMSGAEQNARSPSPTKGGILSPLSTGSSGFGSRRSSQDGFQLSELSPVQQQLSEINNRYGLIGVRLNDRQHELDNLSEELRKQYENLKGLAQFLERIQRQLPKESVSNKEEAERCIKQARKILEDMYEKQSLLDTTKAQVKDILRRKSDVPGAEQLRLENDGIQEKWKNLNDICKNRIAFAEKLRDFLDTHGNLKGWLDSKERMLTVLGPISSDPRMVQSQVQQVQVLREEFRTQQPQLKHLQELGHDVVDHLAGTPDAQAVEIKLKDIIGKWEDLVGKLDDRANSLGGAADSSKEFDAAVNRLREALQNISDSLDTLPLDGDHQENLRKIENLERQLEGQRPLLADVEQSAATLCNILGDPASRADVNSRVAALEKQYLALQKKLDTKKAETEASLRDGRHFAENCSKTLGWLSGELSNLSDRLLVSAHKPTLQHQIDTHEPIYREVMAREHEVIMLINKGKDLSDRQQDRSVKRDLERIQQQWEKLRREAVDRHTRLQTCMEHCKKYSQTSETFLAWLRTAEDKLSDLTPGVLSKAKLETRLRDLQTFRNEVWKHSGEFENTKGLGETFLTSCDIDKEPIKAELQDIRDRWERLNNDLIARAHEIENCSRRLGDFNDELRNLDHSLGRCEDRLAAHDALGGAAKDPKLLERVKAIREELTNLSKPLQSLKALAKDISAEARAAGGDADHLTSEVDGLADRLSELQGRLDDRCGELQSAATAVSQFNEQMKSLGIDLNDLETEIEKLSPPAREIKIVQQQLDDVGKIQNRLDRLVGRLEDAERAADVLVDAGFAADTTQTREQISTLRKTLGRLDNRVRDHEENLQATLKALREFYDNQSQTLDDIQDVSEEFKRMKPVGSELDQIRRQQEDFRQFRERKVEPLAINVDKVNVAGRDLVRSAGTGVSTSTIEKDLEKLNDRWNDLKERMNERDRRLDVALLQSGKFQEALAGLSKWLSDTEEMVANQKPPSSDYKVVKAQLQEQKFLKKMLLDRQNSMGSLANLGQEVANHCEPSERASIEKQLNDLMKRFDALTDGAEQREQDLEEAMEVAKRFHDKISPLEVWLDGTERAVKSMELIPTDEEKIQQRIREHDRLHDEILGKKPDFTDLADVAAQLMHLVSDEEAVNLGEKVRGVTERYTGLVDASDNIGALLAESRQGLRHLVLSYQDLVAWMESMENELKRFKSVPVYAEKLLEQMDHLLELNENIAGHASNVEATVETGAELMKHISNDEAIQLKDKLDSLQRRYGDLTNRGGDLLKSAQNALPLVQQFHEAHTRLVEWMQTAETALAPSEPRQADVLRLEGELADMRPILDTINQVGPQLGQLSPGEGAATIESIVTRDNRRFDSIVEQIQRKAERLHLSNQRAKEVTGDIDDLLEWFREMDTTLREADHPAMEPKLVRAQLQEHRSINDDISSQKGRVRDVTAASKKVLRESPQSENTATLREKLDDLKEIVDTVAQLCSERLGILEQALPLSEHFADSHQGLTTWLDDMEQQISRLSMPALRPDQITLQQDKNERLLQSIAEHKPLLDKLNKTGEALGALVADEDGSKINEILDTDNARYAALRLELRERQQALESALQESSQFSDKLEGMLRALANTVDQVNQLDPLSALPQKIREQIEDNDALMDDLDKRQDAFSAVQRAANDVIAKAGNKADPAVRDIKAKLEKLNNLWNDVQKATKKRGSSLDDILSVAEPFWKQLNSVMKTLKDLEETLSCQEPPAAQPQDIKKQQVALQEIRHEIDQTKPEVEQVRRHGSNLMNMCGEPDKPEVKKHIEDLDNAWDNITALYAKREENLIDAMEKAMEFHETLQNLLKFLTKAEDKFGHLGPVGSDIDAVKRQIEQLKSFKDEVDPHMVEVEALNRQAVELTERTSPEQAASIREPLSVVNRRWESLLRGMVDRQKQLEHALLHLGQFQHALNELLVWIDRTDGTLDQLKPIPGDPQLLEVELAKLKVLANDIQAHQNSVDTLNDAGRQLIETEKGSVEASTTQEKLRKLNNEWKQLLQKASDRQHELEEALREAHGYISEVQDILGWLGDVDAVIGASKPVGGLPETATEQLERFMEVYNELDENRPKVETIQAQGQEYIKRQNQMKVSSSNLQHTLRTLKQRWDAVVSRASDKKIKLEIALKEATEFHDTLQAFVEWLTQAEKQLSNADAVSRVLETIQAQMEEHKVLQKDVSTHREAMLLLDKKGTHLKYFSQKQDVILIKNLLVSVQHRWERVVSKAAERTRALDHGYKEAREFNDAWSGMMQYLQETEQVLDQIIEEATASKEPQKIKKYIAKLKETHRQLAAKQTVYDGTMRTGKNLMERAPKGDRPVLDKMLLELKEQWTRVWSKSIERQRKLEEALLLSGQFSDALGELFEWLKKAKSRLNENGPVHGDLETVQGLCEHHKHIEQDLQKRAAQMQGVLKTGRDLERSGNNPEVGRQLDELQSIWEEVKSAVGKRGERLEVALVDAEKLNARVQALFDWLDHAEHKLRYAKNAPDDEKVSREMMDIHIEFMKDLRVRESEKTETFEYAEDIIGKAYPDAIPIIKNWLSIIQQRWEEVRQWAINRESKLGLHLQSLKDLDDNIEELLAWLTGLEGTLLNLKHEQLPDEIPPVEKLIEDHKEFMENTARRQTEVDRACKPRQLPPGARKPSRSGKTPVRGSSHDLREQSPDGMRRQSFKGSRDQGLNARKGSRVTPTRDTPDRDRLPHYGPRFSPSSTGPELEFRSPRAKLLWTKWRDVWMLSWERQRLLNDHLLYLKDVERARNFSWDDWRKRFLKYMNHKKSRLTDLFRKMDKDNNGMIPRDVFIDGILNTKFDTSGLEMKAVADLFDRNGEGLIDWQEFIAALRPDWQERKPANDSDKIHDEVKRLVMLCTCRQKFRVFQVGEGKYRFGDSQKLRLVRILRSTVMVRVGGGWVALDEFLQKNDPCRAKGRTNIELREQFILADGVSQSMAAFTPRRSTPNAAATATSSPHAHNGGSSNLPPYMSGQGPIIKVRERSVRSIPMSRPSRSSLSASTPDSLSDNEGSHGGPSGRYTPRKVTYTSTRTGLTPGGSRAGSKPNSRPLSRQGSKPPSRHGSTLSLDSTDDHTPSRIPQRKPSTASTASGTTPRPARLSVTTTTPGSRLNGSSTITRKTASGSASPAPTRRNISGSTTPSGMQTPRKSSAEPTFSSTMHRTARGTTPTEKREPFRL